The following proteins come from a genomic window of Flavobacterium eburneipallidum:
- a CDS encoding Panacea domain-containing protein has translation MAQPALNIACYFVNRAFSEKVTMTNLKLQKMIYIANGIYIAKHKEPLIIERVEVWAYGPVIKPVYDCFKRFGADNINKKTVECDIIFTNYPNAKELEILEATWDLCKELNGIQLSNWTHRPESPWTISMNNKKSFIPDDLLGTYFDQFLKKN, from the coding sequence ATGGCACAACCAGCTTTAAATATCGCTTGTTATTTTGTAAATAGAGCTTTTTCTGAAAAAGTTACTATGACAAATTTAAAGCTTCAAAAAATGATATATATAGCAAATGGTATATATATAGCAAAACATAAAGAACCTTTAATTATAGAACGTGTTGAAGTATGGGCATACGGACCAGTTATTAAACCTGTTTATGATTGTTTTAAAAGGTTTGGAGCTGATAACATTAATAAAAAAACAGTAGAATGTGACATAATTTTTACTAATTATCCAAATGCAAAAGAACTAGAAATACTAGAAGCAACATGGGATTTATGTAAAGAATTAAATGGCATTCAGCTTTCAAATTGGACACACAGACCAGAATCTCCATGGACAATATCCATGAATAATAAAAAATCTTTTATACCAGATGATTTACTTGGTACTTATTTTGACCAATTTTTAAAGAAAAATTAA